From Gemmatimonadaceae bacterium, the proteins below share one genomic window:
- a CDS encoding flavin reductase family protein: MNPSDFRAALSRFASGVTIITARDAKGRDVGMTVSAFSSLSLEPPLVLACVDDTASVAPVLAQCEHFAVNILAADQSELSRRFARQDVDRFEGIDLTRGVEGLPLLSGALAQLSCAVEARHPGGDHTILVGRVLEVETRDANPLLYFRGAYGEYRR; the protein is encoded by the coding sequence GTGAACCCCTCCGACTTCCGCGCCGCCCTCTCACGATTCGCATCCGGTGTCACGATCATCACCGCGCGCGACGCCAAGGGACGCGATGTGGGGATGACGGTGAGCGCGTTTTCCTCGCTGTCGCTGGAGCCGCCGCTGGTGCTGGCCTGCGTGGACGACACCGCATCCGTCGCACCCGTGCTGGCGCAGTGCGAGCACTTCGCGGTCAACATCCTCGCGGCGGACCAGTCTGAGCTCTCGCGGCGCTTCGCCCGCCAGGACGTGGACCGCTTCGAGGGCATCGACCTGACACGCGGCGTTGAGGGGCTTCCGCTGCTCAGCGGCGCGCTGGCGCAGCTCAGCTGCGCCGTCGAGGCCCGCCACCCTGGCGGCGACCACACGATTCTCGTGGGTAGGGTGCTGGAGGTCGAGACGAGGGACGCGAATCCCCTGCTCTACTTCCGCGGTGCCTACGGCGAGTACCGTCGCTAG
- a CDS encoding DUF1707 and DUF2154 domain-containing protein produces the protein MSLDLERERIVQALCSHYAQDHLTTGELERRFELVYAAQDRQALVTVLEGLPAISRNAALAPNAPAPMPTYDAPARSSGLRDSEKRYVAFFAEVKKEGAWRAPSFARVRAVLGTVVLDLREADIPPEGMDIDAEAILGEVKVILPLGIGADVDCTAMLAEVVDKAQAGAAGLPMVRVRGGATLGTISVVTKLPKKDRLEEWRLQLRSWFGGPSDPPRLR, from the coding sequence ATGAGCCTCGACCTTGAGCGCGAGCGCATTGTGCAGGCGCTGTGCTCCCACTACGCGCAGGACCATCTCACGACCGGCGAACTCGAACGACGCTTCGAGCTCGTGTACGCCGCGCAGGATCGCCAGGCCCTGGTCACCGTGCTCGAGGGCTTGCCGGCGATCTCGCGGAACGCAGCGCTGGCGCCGAACGCACCAGCGCCGATGCCGACGTATGACGCGCCGGCGCGCTCCAGCGGACTCCGCGATTCCGAGAAGCGCTACGTCGCCTTCTTCGCCGAGGTGAAGAAGGAAGGCGCCTGGCGCGCGCCGTCGTTCGCCCGCGTGCGGGCCGTGCTCGGCACGGTGGTGCTGGACCTGCGCGAGGCCGATATCCCGCCCGAGGGCATGGACATCGACGCCGAGGCCATCCTCGGCGAGGTGAAGGTGATCCTGCCGCTTGGCATCGGCGCAGACGTGGACTGCACCGCGATGCTGGCCGAGGTCGTGGACAAGGCGCAGGCAGGCGCCGCCGGCCTGCCGATGGTGCGCGTGCGAGGTGGCGCGACGCTGGGCACGATCAGTGTGGTCACCAAGCTGCCGAAGAAGGACCGGCTTGAGGAGTGGCGACTGCAACTGCGTAGTTGGTTCGGCGGGCCGTCGGACCCTCCGCGGCTTCGGTAG
- a CDS encoding inorganic diphosphatase — MIHPWKDLEPGPQPPERVTAVIEIPQGARNKYELDKDSGLFRLDRVLYSAVHYPGDYGLIPRTLHEDNDPLDVLVMIKEPTFTGCLIDVRPVGVLRMLDKGEPDDKILAVPTDDPLHGEIFDIADLPTHQLKEIEHFFAIYKDLEGKRVEILGWGKSEEAMRVVDESITRYAAAYLSQGP; from the coding sequence CTGGAAGGACCTGGAGCCCGGGCCGCAGCCGCCCGAGCGCGTGACGGCGGTGATCGAGATCCCACAGGGCGCGCGCAACAAGTACGAACTCGACAAGGACTCCGGGCTCTTCCGGCTCGACCGTGTGCTGTACAGCGCCGTGCACTATCCCGGCGACTACGGGCTGATCCCGCGCACGCTCCACGAGGACAACGACCCGCTCGACGTGCTGGTGATGATCAAGGAGCCGACCTTCACCGGCTGCCTGATTGACGTGCGCCCTGTGGGCGTGCTGCGCATGCTCGACAAGGGCGAGCCCGACGACAAGATCCTCGCGGTTCCGACGGACGACCCGCTCCACGGCGAGATCTTCGACATCGCCGACCTGCCGACGCATCAGCTCAAGGAGATCGAGCACTTCTTCGCGATCTACAAGGACCTTGAGGGCAAGCGCGTGGAGATCCTCGGCTGGGGCAAGAGCGAGGAGGCAATGCGTGTGGTGGACGAGAGCATCACGCGGTACGCGGCGGCGTATCTCTCGCAGGGGCCCTAG